One Hippoglossus stenolepis isolate QCI-W04-F060 chromosome 9, HSTE1.2, whole genome shotgun sequence genomic region harbors:
- the LOC118114761 gene encoding L-rhamnose-binding lectin SML has product MIPLRLVVFGLLAAAWYLPGAAEGEMIYACHNETAEISCDVGSKIQLEHILYKVGVGTRCGEGKQHPDDGPDTFCSFPWSEMVVEDLCGNRRSCEVPVTERVFGEYACEEPTRYLEVSYTCATPPPPPPPPPPPKPDCEDKPATEA; this is encoded by the exons ATGATCCCACTGAGGCTGGTCGTCTTCGGCC tgcTGGCTGCAGCTTGGTATCTACCTGGTGCTGCTG agggagagatgatcTACGCCTGTCACAATGAAACAGCTGAGATATCATGTG ACGTCGGCAGTAAGATCCAGCTGGAACACATCCTGTACAAGGTCGGCGTGGGGACGAGGTGTGGGGAGGGGAAACAGCATCCTGACGACGGGCCCGACACCTTCTGCTCCTTCCCCTGGTCTGAGATGGTGGTGGAGGATCT CTGTGGGAACAGGAGGTCGTGTGAGGTCCCCGTCACTGAGCGAGTGTTCGGTGAATACGCCTGTGAGGAGCCGACCCGGTACCTGGAGGTGTCCTATACCTGCGCCAcgcccccccctccacctcctcctccacctccacccaaACCTGACT